CCGGCGGACGGAACGGCCCCTCGCGGTGAATCTGTTCGCGCCGCAGCCGGTGCCGGCCGTCACGCCGGCGCAGGTGCGGGCGTCCACCGCGGAACTCGGGCCGTTCCACGCGGCGTTGCACCTGCCGCCGCCCACACTGCCAGAGCGCGTGCAGGAGGACTTCGGCGCCCAGTTCGCGGCCGTCCTGCGCGCCCGGCCGGCGGTGGTCTCGTTCGCGTTCGGCCGGCTCGACCACGCGCACATGGAGGCGCTGCGGGCGGCGGGCCTCCTGACGGTGGGCACGGCGACCAGCGTGCCCGAGGCCGTCGAGCTGGAGCGGGACGGTGTGGATGCCGTGGTCCTCCAGGGCGGCGCGGCAGGCGGCCACCGGGGCGGGTGGCGGCAGGACGATCTCGCGGACACCGTGCTCCTGGTGCGGGCAGCTGTGGCGACAGTGGGCGTGCCGGTCATCGCGGCCGGCGGGCTGATGACGGCGGCGGACGTCCGTGCGGTGCTGGACGCCGGAGCGGCCCTGGCGCAGTGCGGCACGGCGTTCCTGCTGGCCGACGAGGCGGGCACGTCCGCTCCGTACCGCGAGGCGCTGCGCGGCGACGCGGACACCATCCTGACGACCGCGTTCAGCGGCCGCCCGGCCAGGGGGCTGCGCAACGCGCTCAGCGAGGCCGTCCACTCTCCCCTGCCGTACCCGCACCAGAACGCGCTGACCCGGCCCCTGCGCGTCGCGGGAGCGGCGGCGGGCCGGGCGGACATGCTGAGCCTGTGGGCCGGCACCGGCTACCGCCACGCGCAGGCGGCGCCGGCGGCCCACCTCCTCCAGTCGCTGACTCCGTGATGGTTGGAGGTGGCCCCCGCCATCCGGCCAGGGAGGGCGCCCCTCCGTTCGCCCGGCGCGCTTTTGGGCCGGCGAACGCACCATGGGGGCATGACGAACTTCAACGATCTATCGAACACCATCGCCGACGCGGTCGAAACCGTGTCGAAGAGCCTCGTGACCGTCCGTGGCGGGCCGCCCATCAGCGGCAGCGTGAT
This region of Deinococcus metalli genomic DNA includes:
- a CDS encoding NAD(P)H-dependent flavin oxidoreductase, whose protein sequence is MVDLVKRLNLSVPVVLAPMAGGVGTPALAAAVSAAGGLGSLGAAYLTPAQIEEHVADVRRRTERPLAVNLFAPQPVPAVTPAQVRASTAELGPFHAALHLPPPTLPERVQEDFGAQFAAVLRARPAVVSFAFGRLDHAHMEALRAAGLLTVGTATSVPEAVELERDGVDAVVLQGGAAGGHRGGWRQDDLADTVLLVRAAVATVGVPVIAAGGLMTAADVRAVLDAGAALAQCGTAFLLADEAGTSAPYREALRGDADTILTTAFSGRPARGLRNALSEAVHSPLPYPHQNALTRPLRVAGAAAGRADMLSLWAGTGYRHAQAAPAAHLLQSLTP